A single Drosophila ananassae strain 14024-0371.13 chromosome 3L, ASM1763931v2, whole genome shotgun sequence DNA region contains:
- the LOC123257251 gene encoding uncharacterized protein LOC123257251, producing the protein MTATQLMEFHLWWNGPTWLHDGDEYTVKMQNSELSLNISKSHAQDELKTTAMLTLKEMDNSLSEFDELVHRASSWRRLVHTVGYVLRFIQRLKEPRKRVESTILSFEEIKAAQVVCLWNAQACFGDDRRLIQKDQPLRNRSQLFKLTPYIGQDGLLRVGGRLRQSQLPEEVKHPILLPKAHHITKLILEHGHWVNLHPGTSALFVIVRQRYWIIGARNLIRKVIHNCIRCIRQRHHTTHQLMSDLPSIRITQSLPFVNSGCDYAGPITLKDRKGRNAKNSKGYICLFVCLVTSALHLELVTDLSTETFLAALRRFMSLRGKCAQIYSDNGRNFFGARRALDEMQQLLASSQHKDRV; encoded by the coding sequence ATGACGGCTACTCAGCTCATGGAATTTCACCTCTGGTGGAACGGACCAACTTGGCTACACGATGGAGATGAGTATACAGTCAAAATGCAAAACTCAGAACTctctttgaatatttcaaaaagCCATGCGCAGGACGAATTGAAGACCACAGCCATGCTCACTCTgaaggagatggacaattcATTATCAGAATTTGACGAACTAGTCCACCGCGCCTCATCCTGGCGAAGGCTGGTACATACCGTGGGCTATGTTTTACGTTTTATTCAAAGACTGAAAGAACCACGAAAACGAGTCGAATCCACGATACTGTCTTTTGAAGAAATCAAGGCAGCACAAGTAGTATGCCTGTGGAACGCACAGGCGTGCTTTGGAGATGACAGAAGGCTTATACAAAAGGATCAACCACTGCGAAACAGGTCGCAGTTATTCAAGCTAACCCCGTACATTGGACAGGATGGTCTGCTACGAGTTGGAGGCCGTTTGAGGCAGTCCCAATTACCAGAAGAAGTCAAACACCCGATATTACTCCCTAAGGCACACCACATTACGAAGCTAATCCTGGAACACGGGCACTGGGTAAACTTACATCCAGGCACATCTGCACTGTTTGTAATAGTTCGCCAACGATATTGGATAATTGGAGCACGCAACCTGATAAGAAAGGTCATCCACAACTGTATCAGATGCATTCGTCAAAGACACCATACTACGCATCAACTCATGTCCGACTTGCCAAGTATCAGAATCACACAATCACTTCCCTTTGTCAATTCTGGATGTGATTACGCTGGACCAATTACTCTCAAGGATCGAAAGGGTCGCAACGCTAAGAATTCAAAGGGATACATATGCCTCTTCGTGTGCCTCGTCACCTCGGCACTACACCTGGAACTAGTCACTGATCTCAGCACGGAGACATTTCTGGCAGCTCTGAGAAGATTCATGTCGCTCCGTGGAAAATGTGCACAAATCTACAGTGATAATGGCAGGAACTTTTTCGGAGCAAGGCGAGCATTAGACGAGATGCAACAACTCCTGGCATCTTCACAGCATAAGGATCGAGTCTAG